TGACCGATGAAACAGGCGTGTTGTCAGCTGTGACCGCTATTCTGCGTGATCAGCAGATCTCAGTTGAATCCATGCTGCAGAAAAGTCAGTCAGATGATGCCCCGGTGGCACTTGTTCTGACCACGCACCCGACCGAACAGGGCCAGATTCAGGCCGCCAGTGATATTTTGTCTGCAGCCCGTTTTGTGTCAGGCGAAGTGCTTGCCTTGCCCATTATTGATGAGGCGTGACCTGATGTGCCCGCCGAAGAGATGATGACCGTTTTGGCTGCAGATCACTCTCTTTCAGGGGCCAGGTGGCAGGCTGTCATATCTGTTCGTTCAGAGGCGGATACCCGCCGGATGGCCGCCTTATTCGAAGACCGCCTCGGCTTTCCTTTTGCCTTATGCTGGCATCTGGCCAGCTTGGGGGTAGAGGCAGATGCACTTGATGCGTTTTTAGACCCGAAGCTGCGCACCAGCCTGCCCGATCCGTCTGTGATGCGGGATGCGGACCGAGCCATAAATTTAATAACTGACATTATAAAATCAAAACAACCTATTGGTTTATTTGGTGATTATGATGTTGATGGCGCCTGTTCCGCAGCCATGTTCAGGGTGATTTTAGGGGCATTTGGTGTGCCGGTCTGGTGTCATATACCAGACCGGTTTACCGAAGGGTATGGGCCTAATCTGGCGGCGCTGAAGGCGCTGAAAGCCCAAGGGGCAGAGCTGATCTTAACCGTGGATTGCGGGATCACCGCGCACGAACCTCTGGCTGCTGCGGCTGAAGAAGGAATGAGGGTGATCGTGATTGATCATCATAAAGCTGGTGTGACTCTGCCTCAGGCTGAAGCGGTGGTGAACCCGAACCGGCTGGATGATGACAGCGGGTTAGGCCATTTATGTGCAGCAGGTGTGTGTTTTCTGGTCTTGGCTGGTGTGGTGCGGGCCTGCCGCGTGCAGGGACTGACCCCTGAGGGTGGCCAGATGCCAGATTTAATGGGCGTGCTGGATTTAGTTGCGCTGGCCACTGCCTGTGATGTAGTGCCCTTAACAGGGGTCAACCGGGCCTTTATCAAACAAGGGCTGAAAGTGTTGGCGCGGCGCGGTAATGAGGGCTTGCGCGCGTTAATGGATGTGGCGCGTCTGGAACACCCGCCGACAATGCATACGCTGGGCTTTGTGCTGGGCCCGCGTTTGAATGCGGGCGGGCGTCTGGGCCGGTCTGACTTAGGCGTACAAATCCTGACCAGTACTGACAGCGATATAGCAGAGACACTGGCGCTGCAGATTGACCAGCTGAACACAGACCGGCGTGCCGAAGAAGCCGCGGTGCGCGCCGCCGCTGAGCAGATGGCAGAAGACAAACTGGCGGCCAATCCTGATCTGCCGGTGCTGGTGCTGGCGCAGCGCGGCTGGCATGAAGGGGTCATCGGGATTGTGGCCGGAAGGCTGAAAGATGCTTATCACCGGCCTGTGGTTGTGATTGCCATTGATGAGGCCGGGTATGGTAAAGGGTCGGCCCGGTCGGTTGCCGGTTTTTCCATTGGCGATCAGATATTGGCAGCGCGGCAGGACGGTTTGCTGAAGACAGGCGGCGGACATGATATGGCGGCCGGGCTGGGGCTGCATGAGGACCAGATTGACGCCTTTGAAGCCTTTGTTGTGGGCCGCGCCCGCCAGCTGTTTTCCGGCGTCCCCCAACGTGTGTTCAGCTATACCCATTCTGTGTCTGTGGCAGGCTGTATATCAGGTCTTGTTGACGGGCTGGAGGCGGTTGGCCCGTTCGGGGCCGGCCATGCAGAACCGCGCTTTGTGCTTACCCATTGCCGGCTGAAAGCTTTGCGCTGGATCGGCAAGGATAAGGCGCATTTATCGGTGCAGCTGGATGATGGCACGGCCGCACCCTTGCGGGCAGTGGCGTTTTCGGTGGCCGGCACAGCGCTTGGCCAATATCTGGCTGCAACGCCTGATCCCGGGCCGGTTCAGGTTCTGGGCCGGGTACAAAAAGACAGCTTTCGCGGCGGCAATGCGGTGCAGTTTTTAATCGAGGATATTGCGCTGAGCCCGGTCTAGCAGCAAAGGGCGGGCAATTTGCCGGTTATTTTCCGGCATCCGGTTTTTTTTTGGCTCGTCAGGCTTGATTTTACCTCAGCAGTTGGATAGATAAACATGCATACCGCTTGCGTCCCGTTCGTCTAGTGGTTTAGGACACCGCCCTTTCACGGCGGCAACACGGGTTCGAATCCCGTACGGGATGCCATCATTTCCATGGTAATTCAGTACTTTATGGCGATTCTGGCAACGATTTTGTTGCCAGTTTTTCGCGCCCTATTTTTTTCCGAAATATTTGCTGGCTGACCTGACCGCAACACAACTTGCGTTTCTTTAACACACTCAGGAAACGAACTATCATTTTTCTGAGAAATTACCGTCGGACATTCATAGAAATTTATCCGCGTCCAAAATGCCTAGCGCTGAAAACTCTGTATCGGTTCAAAATATAGCTGTGATCTGATGATCAAATTATCTATTTGATAAAGATAGTGACTATTTTAATCAATTTTGATGGTTCAAAATTTATCAAATGTTTAATAAACTCATGCAAATAATATAATGATAATTCACGTTATGGCATTGTTTGAGATGCCGTATTGCACTGAGGATAATTTCGATGCGTAACATTCTTTTAGTAATTACAGTTTTACTGTTCTCATCTTCGGTGGACGCGCAAATTAAATGGAATAACCCATCGAGTAAGAAATCTGAAGTGCCATTAATTACACCGGAAGATTCGAATTTAGAATTTGTTAGACGTGATATTATTTTCAAGAAAGTAAAGAGGCATCGTTCAAGTGTTGCCGGCGAAGACGGTGCGATGACTGTAAAAGGTTTTCCTGGGTTCGAAAAAGAGATTATCCACCGATTTCAAACTATTCACGGTGAATGTGCAAACAACGACTGGGATTGTAGACCTGAGAATGTTGAAACATATCATACGAGAAGTGAAGTAAGCCACCCTAGTGAATATAGGGATTTTGCTACAATTGGTGATACAACGACTCTGAGTTATGAGGTCTATATCGCGAAGAACCCAACGGTAGCTCACCTTGCGGTTTATGATGATTGGTTCAACTTGGGACAGCTTCATGGTTCTGGTGATGAGGATGTTCCAATTTCTATCGCTGTTGCGAATTATGATAAGCGCCACAAGATAGTTGATGAAAACGGTAAATTGACTAGTCGCACTCTCCAGCCTGGAAGTCTTGCGTTATATTTACGTTCGATTGTTTTCAAACAGGGTTACCGAAACCACAGTTTCAAATCTGCTGTAGTGCTTGCTGAGAAGGGCGAATATGAAAATCGATGGATTCGTATAGACATGGAAATCCATTGGCAACAGGACGAAACTGGAAAACTTCTAGTCAAGATGAATGGCAAGCCTGTATTTGAATGTACGGGATGTGTAACTGCTCCCCGACACCCTCTAGTTGGAATGATGGACGGAGTTAAGCAACCGATTGGATTTAACCTGAAGTGGGGTATTTATAGCTGGCGTCGTCAGGGGGATGACTTCAATCGCAACAGGGATACGCTACCTCCCACTGTCGTCGCCTACTACAAAAATGTGAGTTGGGACAACCGTTAACCCCACCCAAATCAAATTACGGGTGCCATTTGTGTCTTGTTATTTGAAGGCGATTATGAAAGTTCTCATGGACCTTAAGAAGCTGTCCATGTTGTCATGACAAATATCGCGTAAGTAATTGAAATAATGAAAAATAAACCACCTACGGGATGCCATTTTTCCGGCAGATTGTATGACAGGCGTGCTGTTCAGGCAGGGCCTCCAATGGTTTATTGTGCGGCGTTCTTCAGCCTCTGCAGCACTTTTGTGCCGGTTAATTTTCCACTCAATCTGGCCAGATCATACGGGGTTTCACCATCCAGCCCTCTGGCCCTGGCGTTGGCACCTGCGTTCAGCAAAGCTGTGATGGTTTCTGAATTGCCATTGCCCGCCGCATAATGAAGGGGGGTGCCGGCCAGCCTGTTCCGCGCTTCACGATTTGCCCCGGCCTTCAGCAAGGTGGTAATGGTTGGCGCATTCCCCCTGATCGCGGCCAGATGTAAAGGCGTGCTGTTGTTTTTTGTTCTGACCTCAACATCTGCCCCGGCTGCAAGCAGGGCTGAAACAGCCTCTGTATTGCCGGATAATGCGGCGAAATGAAGAGGGGACAGGCTGTCTGTTGTCCGGGCATGCAGGTCTGCCCCTTTGTCGATTTCTGTGTTTATGCCCTGTGCTGTGGCGGTTTGCATAAAGCCATAATCACATAAGCGCAGACAATCGCCCGCAGATGCGGGAAAAGCAAACAGGGTGAATAAGATGAGAGCAAGGATAAAGCGGGGCTGTGTCATAGCATGGCCTCAGCAATCTAAGTTATCTGGCCTGTTCAGGGTACCGCGATTAACCTTTTGTACCAAATCTGGTGTTTTGTTTGGCCCGTTGAAGCTTCGGGCTTGAATTCTGGGCTGACAGCGATAGGCTGAAGCGGCGAACGGCAACTCCGTCAAGTGAAAGGCTGAAGTCTTGCGTGAACCAGATCTTTGTGCGCCGCCCCTGGCGGTGACAGCACAGCCGAAACACCGCCTGCCGACAGGGACATGTGATTGTCATTTTCATATTTTTGACGGCCCTTCGGTTCAGGTGACAGACAGAAGCTATACCGCGCCGCCCGCATCGCTTGCCGCTTACAGGCAGCTGCAGAAGACGCTGGGGGTGCAGCGCAGTGTAATTGTTCAGCCCAGTGTTTATGGCGCAGATAACCGGACCACGGTTGAGGTGTGTAAGTCAGATCCGCATATGCGGGCTGTGGTGGTGGTCGATGAAGCGGTGTCAGATCGCGAGCTGCGCAGCTTTGCTGAGGCCGGGGTGGTCGGCTGCCGCGTCAATATGCTTTTCAGCAGCGGGGTACATTCCGGCACATTGGATCAGCTGGCCAGGCGTATTGCGGATTTTGGCTGGCATATCCAGATATTGGCGGATGTCACCCAGCTGGAGGAGCTGGAAGAGGTTGTTGCCCGCCTGCCGGTACCAGTTGTGTTTGACCATATGGGCCATATGCCCGCGCATTCCAAGGTCAGCCATCCGGCGTTTCAGCGGTTTTTGGGGCTGTTGGCTGAGGGGCGGATCTGGGTCAAATTATCCGGGGCTTACCGGGTGACCGCCCGCAAAGGCAGAATTTATGATGATGTGGGGGAAATTGTATCTGCGCTGGTGTCTGCCAATCCAGACCATCTTGTCTGGGGCAGTGACTGGCCGCATCCGAAAATTCCGGGGCCTATGCCAGATGATACAGATTTGCTGAACCAGTTTTTTGACTGGATTCCGCATGCGGCGCATCAGCGACATATTTTTGTGCATAATCCAGCCCTGTTTTACGGGTTTGAAGCAAACAGGAAAGAGATATGAGCAAGACATCGCCTGTGGTGCGTGCCGCGCTGGCGGTTATGGACCAGCATATAACAGCCCTGAATACACATGATGAGGAGGCGCTGGCCCAGACGCTGCATTTTCCACATGTCAGATTGAGCTCTGCCGGCTTGAAAATCTGGCCAATGGCGAGCAGCTATTTCGAAGATTTCCGTGCCCGTGCCGGCGGGAGCTGGCATCATTCAGCCTTCAATGATATCCAGATTCTGGCCGAAAGTGCCGAGAAAGTTCATCTGGATGCGGAAATAATCAGATTTGATGCGCAGAAGACTGTACTGACAAGGTTCCGGTCATTGTGGGTTATCACCTTTGAAGAGGGCAGGTGGGCGGCTAAAATGCGGTCTTCTTTTGCTGCTCTTTAAGAGGTTTTGTGCCAGAGACTGCGCGCAGCTTTTACCTGTTGCCGATTTAAATCTGGTTATCACTTAAAAGGAAGGTCAGGTGGGTTTCCGCCAGATTGCGCAGCTCATCAACAGTTGTGATCTGGCAGGTGCTTTTCCGGTTGCGCCATTTCATCTGCAGGGTTTTCCGGTTTAACGACAGGCCGGACTTACGGTTCACCAGCTCTTCTGGTATTTTGCTGAGGGCAATCGGGCTGCCGGAAAAGCTGACCTTATCCTCATCAAATGAAGCGACCAGCATCTGGCTTTTTTCTGCATTAATGATGAAAAAATTATTCAGCCGCTTGTCAGGCGAGACAGATTCACAATACAGACCGGTTGTCCAGCTGGCGTCAAGGGGCTGGTCTGATGTCTGTGCCGGGGCTGTTGCGGGCAGCACAAATAAGGACAGAACAGCAGGGATGAATATGCGCATGGCTTTACCTTATGCAGATCACAGGCCATGATAAACACAGCCATCCACTGGTTAAGATGTAAGAAGCTGGCACGGGCATTTCAAGATGCCTTCTTGTGCCTGAAACGCTGTGAAAGAGGAGAAAAGCCGTTCATGAATGCGGAAATCCGGGCCAGCCTTGCCCCAAAGGGCCATTTGCGTGCGGCGATAAATATGAGCAATTTTCTGTTGGTCTCCGGACAGGATGAAGATGGCCTGCCAGACGGGCTGTCACCGGATATGGCGCATGAAATTGCCAGGCGCATCGGCGTCAGCTGTGAGCTGATCCCCTTTGCCGGACCGGGGTTACTGGCAGATGCGGCGGGAGGTGATCTCTGGGATATTGGCAATATCGCTATCGAGCCGGAACGGGCCGCCGTCATTGATTTCAGCCAGCCCTATATCCAGATTGATGCGAATTTTTTGGTGCGGGAAGGCAGCGGGCTCAGCCGTAATGAAGAGATCAACAGGTCTGATGTGGACATTGTTCTGTATGGACGCAGTGCATATGATCTGTGGCTGAAAGAGAATTTCACGGCTGCCCGCTATCAACGCGCTCCCTCCATGGCCGAATCCATTGCAGCGTTTGAATCCGGGCAGGGGGATGTGCTGGCCTGTCTGAAACCCAAATTGCGCGATATGACAGCCGGTAATCCAGCCTATCAGATGATTGAGCCGCCTTTTACGGGCATCCGTCAGGCTGTGGGGCTGAATAGGGGGCATCCACAGGCGCTCGCCTTTGTGAATGAAACAGTCGCTGACTTGCTGGCATCGGGGTTTGTGGCAGACAGCCTGAGGCGGCATGGTGTTGATGATAAGCTGAGCCTACCCGGCTGAAGTAGGGCCAGTGAGGCGATGAGATGCTGCAAATGAGCCTACCGGGTAACGGCGCAACAACCTGCCAACAGCTTTGATGGGTCTGCATCTCGCCTCAATATACCCATCTAATCTTTGATGAAATTGCAACAAATCAGGTCATTCAATAAATGGATTACCATTTCCCTGAACATGAGTAACGCGACGGTTTTTTTCGCGTTCCCACGCGCTGACAGGATCTTTTTTATGCCAGCGCAGGAACATGGCGCGTTCATCTGCTGAAATCCTGACACCGTGGCGATCGCTCATATACGGCCATATTCT
The sequence above is a segment of the SAR116 cluster alpha proteobacterium HIMB100 genome. Coding sequences within it:
- a CDS encoding single-stranded-DNA-specific exonuclease RecJ (PFAM: DHH family; DHHA1 domain~TIGRFAM: single-stranded-DNA-specific exonuclease RecJ) encodes the protein MPAEEMMTVLAADHSLSGARWQAVISVRSEADTRRMAALFEDRLGFPFALCWHLASLGVEADALDAFLDPKLRTSLPDPSVMRDADRAINLITDIIKSKQPIGLFGDYDVDGACSAAMFRVILGAFGVPVWCHIPDRFTEGYGPNLAALKALKAQGAELILTVDCGITAHEPLAAAAEEGMRVIVIDHHKAGVTLPQAEAVVNPNRLDDDSGLGHLCAAGVCFLVLAGVVRACRVQGLTPEGGQMPDLMGVLDLVALATACDVVPLTGVNRAFIKQGLKVLARRGNEGLRALMDVARLEHPPTMHTLGFVLGPRLNAGGRLGRSDLGVQILTSTDSDIAETLALQIDQLNTDRRAEEAAVRAAAEQMAEDKLAANPDLPVLVLAQRGWHEGVIGIVAGRLKDAYHRPVVVIAIDEAGYGKGSARSVAGFSIGDQILAARQDGLLKTGGGHDMAAGLGLHEDQIDAFEAFVVGRARQLFSGVPQRVFSYTHSVSVAGCISGLVDGLEAVGPFGAGHAEPRFVLTHCRLKALRWIGKDKAHLSVQLDDGTAAPLRAVAFSVAGTALGQYLAATPDPGPVQVLGRVQKDSFRGGNAVQFLIEDIALSPV
- a CDS encoding ankyrin repeat-containing protein (PFAM: Ankyrin repeat), which translates into the protein MTQPRFILALILFTLFAFPASAGDCLRLCDYGFMQTATAQGINTEIDKGADLHARTTDSLSPLHFAALSGNTEAVSALLAAGADVEVRTKNNSTPLHLAAIRGNAPTITTLLKAGANREARNRLAGTPLHYAAGNGNSETITALLNAGANARARGLDGETPYDLARLSGKLTGTKVLQRLKNAAQ
- a CDS encoding putative TIM-barrel fold metal-dependent hydrolase (PFAM: Amidohydrolase; putative TIM-barrel fold metal-dependent hydrolase, COG3618), with product MREPDLCAPPLAVTAQPKHRLPTGTCDCHFHIFDGPSVQVTDRSYTAPPASLAAYRQLQKTLGVQRSVIVQPSVYGADNRTTVEVCKSDPHMRAVVVVDEAVSDRELRSFAEAGVVGCRVNMLFSSGVHSGTLDQLARRIADFGWHIQILADVTQLEELEEVVARLPVPVVFDHMGHMPAHSKVSHPAFQRFLGLLAEGRIWVKLSGAYRVTARKGRIYDDVGEIVSALVSANPDHLVWGSDWPHPKIPGPMPDDTDLLNQFFDWIPHAAHQRHIFVHNPALFYGFEANRKEI
- a CDS encoding periplasmic component of amino acid ABC-type transporter/signal transduction system (PFAM: Bacterial extracellular solute-binding proteins, family 3); translation: MNAEIRASLAPKGHLRAAINMSNFLLVSGQDEDGLPDGLSPDMAHEIARRIGVSCELIPFAGPGLLADAAGGDLWDIGNIAIEPERAAVIDFSQPYIQIDANFLVREGSGLSRNEEINRSDVDIVLYGRSAYDLWLKENFTAARYQRAPSMAESIAAFESGQGDVLACLKPKLRDMTAGNPAYQMIEPPFTGIRQAVGLNRGHPQALAFVNETVADLLASGFVADSLRRHGVDDKLSLPG